Below is a window of Penaeus monodon isolate SGIC_2016 chromosome 26, NSTDA_Pmon_1, whole genome shotgun sequence DNA.
tctatctatctatctatctatctatttatctatccctctcactctctttataattatacgtacacacacacacacacacacacacacacacacacacacacacacacacacacacacacacacacacacacacacacatataataatataatatataataatatatatatatatatatatatatatatatatatatatatatatatatatatatatatataatatatatatatatagagatctatatatatatatatttataatataatatatagatatatatgaatatattatatatatatgtgatatatatatatatatatatataactattatatatatatataattcatatatatacgtacatatatacatacacacacacacacacacacacacacacacacacacacacacacacacacaccaacacccacccacacacagagaatgattacctaaaaggtaacaccggcactctccgtggaaaggaactggggaccctaccacgtactcactccaagagcatcacaacatgaaaaaaactacaattaagtatcatgctgtgaccacggcggctcagacatgaacctaccgttaaaaaaaaaagtatatatatatacatatttatacatatatatatatatatatatatatatatatatatatatatatatatatatattatatatatataatatatatacatatacatgtatatatatatatatatatatatatatatatatatatatatatatatatatatatatatatatatatatatatctgtgtgtgtatgtgtttgtttgtgtgtatgtgtgtgtatgtatgtatatatgtatatgtacatatgtgtgtgtgtgtgtgtgtgtgtgtatgtcatatatgtatatatatattatatatgtatatgtatatatatatatatatattatatatatatatatatatataggcatatatgtatatgtattatatataggcatatatatatataatatgtatatatatatatatatatatatatatatatgtatatataaacatatatacacacacacatatatatatatatatatatatatatatatatatattcgtggaaaggaactggggaccctaccacgtactcactccaagagcatcacaacgtgaaaactgcaattgagtatcatgctgtgaccacggcggctcagacatgaaactaccgttaaatgatgatgatatatatatatatatatatatatataatatatatatatatatagatatatatatatatatatatttgtgtgtgtatgtttttttttgtgtgtatgtgtgtgtatgtatgtatatatgtatatgcatatatgtgtgtgtgtgtgtgtgtgtgtgtgtgtgtgtgtgtgcatgtgtgtgtactcatatatgtatatatatatatatatatatatatatatatgtatatatatacatatacatatgtatatatatacatatatatgtatatgtgcatatatatatatatatgtatgtgtgtatatatatatatatatatatatatatatatatatatatatatatgtatgtatgtatgtatgcatgtatgtatatacacatacacgcgcgcgcacgcacacacacatacacacacacacacacacacacacacacacacacacacacacacacacacacacacaccacacacacacacacacagatatatatatatatatatatatatatatatatatatatatatatatatatatatatatatatttctccactcccactctttctctctttccctttctcccttcccgtaCCCTCTATATCTTTCCTCGTGTATCGCGCACTCCTTTGTCCTTCTTTAGTATGCGAAACATCTTCCCATACCTAAGTTACCTTACACGCGTGAATACTGAATTCTAAAAAGACCAGAAAATAATCCGATGGCTTTAAACTGACAAATTATAAAGTTTCTGCAGATTTTTCTTTGCAACACAATGTAACTACGATTAATTAACTGAAAACGCCACACATTCTGCGTATTTAACAACTTCTATGCCGTTAGGAGACGAAAGAATTGACTTTGAAAATTTCTTGaataatatctgtctatctatgactccgtatctatctacctaactatctacctatctgtcctaCCTACTTACCTGCATATTTACCCACTTAACTAcccacatacctacctacctatctacctacccacaTATTCACCCATCCACTCACCTACCTACCAactcacctacctacctacccaaccacccatccacctacctacccacccacccaacccaaccaCCTACCTACTCACCCACCCTacccaacccaccaacccacccatctaccaacccaacccaccaacccactaacccaccccaacccaacccaccccacccacctaccAACCCACCCTACCCCCAGAACCCGTGGTGAGATGAAGACGTCTTGGCTGAGCGGagccgccctcgccctcgccctcgccctggCCGTGGGCGTCCTCGCCCGCTCGACCGCCGCCTACGTCACGTCCTTCCCTGAGGAACCTGATATCGATGGCACACGTAAGGGCTTctatcactgctattactattattattacaaatattaccattactataaatactactactgttactattaatacaactatcattgctgtcattactactactatgactcttatcactgctattgttactaccattactactagtattgatattgttactgctataattattatcattactagcactattactataattactgtaactactacttttgctactattactacaactatcacttctactgttattactattatttttactttactacAACTACACGAtttacattaacattattgttatccttgttattattagaattataattgttggtttgttgttgttgtagttgttatcaatattattattcttaacatcattgttattaacataactatcgtcattaatattataatcaacattatcaatattgttatcatcacatcattatcgttataataataataataataataattattattatcattattattattattattattattatcattattattattattatctcatcattatcatcatcattatcattatcatcattattatcattattgttattgttactattgatattatcattattattttttatcatcatcactattgttattattatcattatcattattagtagtagcagtagtagtagtcgtagtatcattgttgttgttgttatgattattattattattacccctatctccccctcccctcccctcctcccccctcgccagTCATCACCGTGGGCATTGCCGTGGCCAAATTCCTGGCGGGGCTGGTCCCTTACCCCGGCGTCTCCGCTCTCCTGCTGGCCATTATCCACGCCTGGGAGCCCAGACCCGAGGATAATTACTGGGAACACGTGAAGGATAACGTGGCCCAGGTGTGCGGGGATTTCGTCAATGAGCATAATATGGCTCAGGTGGTTGTGTACAAGAACGATCTGCTGTCGCTGTTGAAGAAGTAAGGAAGGTGTTGGTGagtgggtgttggtggttggtggttggtgATTGGTGATTGGTGATTGGTGAttggtggttggtggttggtggttggtgATTGGTGAttggtggttggtggttggtggaGAGAGTTTGTTGTTGTAAATGTAGAGAAGAATGTGTAATTTAGAAGTGTAGGATTCGCAGAGTAAGAAGTGTTATTGGTGCGTTTTGATTAGATTTTAATCAGAATTGGGTGTAATTATATTTCATGCTTTTTGGGGTTATTATCAGGTATGCTTTCTCTGCATTGTTATTGGTGACATgctgtgaatgagtgtgtgtgctcTATTGTACTTGACATTTCGCTTTGTTTTACGTCATTTACCTTTAGCATACATCCTCCGCAGAATCATTTTCCTCATTCTCATCTCAACagcttctttctcttactcttcacTATCTCTCTAACTCCTCCCTCACCATACGCCAGCCTTTCCCCTCGTCATCCTATCCTGCCACTTGGTCATCAGCACAATCACTCGCATCCACACGACCACTCTCACTATCCCCCTCGACGTTACTTTCATCCTcgcccttaccctcaccctcgcccttactctcactctccccttcactATCACCCTCAACTacactatccccctccctctctccctcactctcactctcaccttcaccatcaccctcatccatactatccccctccctctctccctcaccctcactcaaTCACCTCcaactatccccctccctcctctccctccctctcaccctcatccatactacccccccctctctccctcaccctcaccaccaccctcactccctcgctatccccctccctctcaccctcaccctccctctcacccacacgTACGCCCACTACAGGTACGAGCGCGCGGGCGTTGAAAGCGACGGGACTTACCCCGACAAAAACACCGTCGCTGATGCCATCACGACGTCCATCATTTCCAACCGGTATCTGGTGGAGGCGACGGAGATGCCGTGGTCGATGAGCGTCGATTTCACCGATATCGCTGGCGTCCATGTCCTTATCttgaaggtaaggggggggggtgaggggagtgaggaggaaggagggtggaggggggaggggggggttgggatggtgaggagggaggaaggggagaggggagggggttgggggtgttgaggagggaggagcgggaagggggttggggatggtaaggaggagggaggggagaggggttggggatggtgaggaggaaggattgggagaggggaaggggttggggatggtgaggagggaggggggaggggaaggggttgggggtggtgaggagggaggaggggagaggggttggggatggtgagcagggaggagggaggaggatagggatgggtaagaggaaaggggaaaggggagcgagagaggatgatggcggtagggaaggggaagggggaaagaagaatgagggagggaggaggaaagggagaatagcgggggaggggtaaaagagaaggggaagaaagaggacagTGCACTTGCCTTGTAAGTGAAAAGAGGGTAGTcgaggaagtgaagaggagggggtaaaagtgtaagggaaagggagggtaagggaaggtaagggagggtaaaggaaggtaagggaggctaagggaaggtaagggaggctaagggaaggtaagggagaataagggaggagggtaagggaagatAAGGAAAGGTTAAAGAGCAGAGGAGATGTAACACCAGATCTTTAACATTCCAATTCACTTCTATATTGAGGCCCAAATCGAGTTGGTCTGTAAACTTGTTTGTGTACACAGAAAAATACCCTGAAACTGTTCTAAAATTCAAATATGAAAGTTTTGAAGATGTTTCCTCTGATCTCTTGATGGAGAAAAAACGTAAATATCAAAAATGGTCTTGTTAAGTGTATTCCATCTGAACAAGTTGACAAAATTGGCAATAATCAGAATAGATATTACATGAtctaaatcataaataaatacttaaataactgataatgaaattaatttccataacgagaaaaaataggccgcggtggccgagtggttagagcgtcggactcgggactgtcacgacggcaatctgagttcgagtcaccggccggtgcgttgttcccttgggcaaggaacttcacctcgattgcctacctagccactgggtggccaagccagcccaagtcagtgctggtcccttgcccgggtaaatagagagaatgattacctaaaaggaaacaccggcactctccgtggaaaggaactggggaccctaccacgtactcactctaagagcatcacaacataaaaactacaattaagtatcatgctgtgaccacggcggcccaaacatgaacctaccgttttttttatatggtatataatattttgggcggaaggcaacggcaaaccaccgctctaaattgccaagaaaatcatggaaatccatgatcgccaacgtccttgtgggatagggcacttgaaaaaacaacaactaactaTACAAGACAATTATGATCGCAAtctactttttcttattttccgtaATAAATTCGGGAACGAAATTAAGCAAGCGGAATATCACTCTttttctacgtgtgtgtgtgtgtgtgtgtgtgtgtgtgtgtgtgtgtgtgtgtgtgtgtgtgtgtgtgtgtgtgtgtgtgtgtgtgtgtgtttctgatcaGAATTAGCTATGTTTAATAGCTGaaggtttttaattttagttGTCTATAATATACACTGACTCCCTGTGTCGGCTagggtgataataacaatcacactATACAGGGTATTCTACGAATTATGATAAATGCTTATTTCAATGTGAAAGCATATACGAGCTGTAGTAGAaaatcttcaatatatatatatgtatttttcgaaTTGCTTTATGtgtgaaatagatttttttagaCTGATGATGGTCTGGCTTTTAGAGCGTACTATCCAATTATTTAATATCAGTAGACGGTATCATGTATTCCTCAATTTTCCCCTCGCGTCCTTTGACCACTTTTATAAATATCCTGAAattaaatcgtatatatatatatattattacttaacgcccccttttttattataaaaatcatttgACTTATGAAGACTAATCCTAGCGTGTTACCCCATTTAAACAACAGCATCTCCCAGATACAGATGCGATTCGAATCGGTTTTAAATTGAATTGGAACCTGTTTCGGACAGTCTCGCTTGGTAAATGGCCAATAGTTTTGaattcacagaaaacgggaacaagAGGAAGTGGTTCATGTACTCTCCGTTAACGCATGGCTGGATATTCATGGAGGATCGAGCCTTGTTTTATTGGGAATCGCTCAGTCTCATCTCGACGCTGCTGTCGATGTTATTACGAGGCAACTGATGATGCTTCTGTCGCCTCTCGGGAAGCTGTCGGGCTCGGGGAGGGTTTCCAGTGGCCTCTTGATGGTCGCTGCTTTTTGGTGGATTGTTTACTTCTCGCTTCAGCTCTAGGTTTGAGTATCTATGTgcttatagataaatacatacatatatgtaatacgttatatatatatatatatatatatatatatatatatatatatatatataataaatgaatgactACATGTAagtaaatacactcacacacacacatacatacacacacacacacacacacacacacacacacacacacacacacacacacacacacacacacacacacgcacacacacacacacacacacacacacacgcacacacacacacacacacacacacacacacatacacacgtatatatatatatatgtatatatatatatgtatatatataggcgtatatagatagatagatagataaatataatatatatttacacacatatataaatacttaatagtaacaataacaatttagggtttggtgtgacaggctgtctgtttactGTGCTTCTAAACTACCCCGTGTGCGCAAGGAatgaccggggttaccatccacaaGCGGTGCGGgatttgaatgcaggtcagcaagattacaAGACGAGAACGCTGCCACtgaaccacatatacatatacatatatatatacatatataggtatatctgtatgtatgcatgagagagagagagagagagagagagagagagagagagagagagagagagagagaaagacagagagagacacagttgCTCTcattaacatctggaaagaccgaagcattaccttacggacaaagctgaggttattgaactcattagttttcccaattgcgccatatggttctgagtgttgtgtgctgaagaagatagacaagaaaaaggtcaatagttttgaaatgtggtgttacagacgagtactgcgtattaactggacagaaaagaaaacgaatgataaagtgctgcgaaaaataaattgtaaagaccggctgttgggcatcttgaacaaaaggaaactaaagtttattggtcatgtgatgagaagtaaaagtattgagaaaaacttgctgacagggatggtgataggaaacagaggaagacgcaaaacgaagacaagactgagcaacaacatcaaggatatttgcgggctgacgatggtacaagtggaaagaaaagcgcaagatcgagttgagtggcgaaggatggtggagaggtccacggctgctcaaacatgagcataccgttattgatgatgatgtgtgtgtgtgtgtgtgtgtgtgtgtgtgtgttgtataataatatatatatattgtgtgtgtgtgtgtgtgtggtgtgtgtgttgtttgtgtgtgcaatatatatatatatatatatatatatatatatatatatatatataatatatattgtgtgtgtgggtgtgtgtgtgtgtgtgtgtgtgtgtgtgtgtgtgtgtgtgtgtatgtaacaatatatatatatataatatatatatataatatatatatatatatatatataatatatatataatatatatatattatatatatatatatatatatatatatatatatatatatatatatattaatatataatatatgtgtgtgtgtgtgtgtgtgtgtgtgtgtgtgtgtgtgtgtgtgtgtgtgtgtgtgtgtgtgtgtatgtaacatatatatatatcatatatatatgtatatatatatatatatatatatatatatatatatatatatatataaatatacatatatacatttatgtatatatacatacatatatatatatacatgtgtatatatatatatatatatgtatatatatgtatatatatatgtatatctatacatatatagatatatgcaaacTTCTGTTGAACTGAAATATCTAGTGCGGAACATACACAAAGGAATTTGGCAATGAGTTTTCGATCTGCTTATGCCCTATGTAGTATCCCAGCAATGGAATATATCATTACATGACCTTTTCAACTTTCAAAAATTACCGATATTAACTTTAATTATctagtttagatttttttctgtggAAAGATCAATTTGGCTGATACCCGagtatataccacacaacacacacaaaaaaaaatccccaatgcATCAACCCCATTTAAAACCTTGACAACCCCgtgtcaacatcaacatcaaccctctccctttcccccttatcactcccctctaacccccctGCCCTATTCTCCCCCACCCAGGACGTAGCAGAGGCCTACAGCGAACCAGGAGTCGTGTCGAGGTGGTGGGTCGACTTGTCTCGCGAACTCAACCATTACATCGAGTACGGGACTTACCTCCAGGCCGAGACTATGGTGTGGAGGGACACGAAGATCGAGTGCTTCTTTGACGAGGCGAGCGGGGGATGCCTGGCCTTCGAGTGGATGGGGATCGACTGCTACGATGAATATGTGgtatggagggatggagggaggcaaagagggagggagaggtaaaaggagggaaggagagagagagtgggtagatgagagagaaagagagagtgaatgagagatggagaaagagagagagagagagagagagagagagaaattacgtATGTGACCATAAATACAAAGAGCTAAAAGAATAAACATTAACGTCCCTGCGTGCTTAGGTGTGCACACGTACTTGCATGCATTCAAAACCGACCCACCACCCGTCCTACCACGCTCACACGTCCACAGATCAAGGACCACGTCTCTGGCTACCAGGAAAAATGCAGCCAGCTCCACCCTGACAGGCCTGAAGATGGCTCCTGCGTGAGTTTCTGCCCTCTGTACCAGCGCCACGTCGACCAGGAGTCCGCCCGCTGGATCCACCACAACATGGGCATCGTCGTCGAAGAGTGGGCGGCACTGAAGCTCCAGGCGGACGAGATGGCCCAGCAGGCGTCCAGGTGAAGGGTCTTTGGCTGCGGCTTCGGTTTCATTTATTCTTCGTtctcgtttgtttttttcgtttcgttttgtttctcttttcgggtttattctttttttttgggggggggcttggatttttttttctggggcttctctctctctctctctctctctctctctctctctctctctctctctctctctctctctctctctctctctctctctctctctctctctctctctctctctctctctctctcctctctctctctcgctctctctctctctatctatctatctatctatctatctatctctctctctgccgttttctctctctctctctgccgttttctctctctctctctctctctctctctctctctctctctctctctctctctctctatctctctcttttgatttctTAGCCTCATTTTTTCATTCGtatctattcttttttccctttccttggttttcatgtttctattttattttgttttatttcattttaataatcatcGTGTGCTTTcgattccttttcctcttttctttcttcgctttccTGTTTTCCGTAATTTttatagctgtttttttttttctttcgttgtttcgTTTGTATttagtcttctcttctctctttaatatatattttttcttttctttctttctttcttttcttttcttgtcttgtcttgtctttctttctttatttattcatttcattttattattgttattattcatttattcatttatatattttccttcattCGAAAAGCTAAGCATGgaagattaatgataattttcattatttcttttcctcggTGTTGCTTTTTTCACTACAAGTAATGTACTATGACCAttatttatgcataaaaaaatacaagaaaactaAACAGATCATTTTGGAGGCATATTCTTTTTACCGGATTTATCCTTTGTTGTATCACCATCTTCCACGtatcttttaaaattactattttcttttctttatcagtcTCTCAGgttaatttctttattcatttgcctattttatttcatcttttaacAGGTACTACAATCCCCGTACAAAGGACAACCAAGAGTAatttggcaaaagaaaaaaaaaaagttatcttctCAAACACCAAGATGGAAAATTATGTCAATTTGCAATGATTTAAAAAAGACACTCAAAGTTGAAATCAGTTTTATTATCCTTAATAGGCTtagtatcttttattgttttttttttgtgtgtgtttccatttatctttttttatcacaaatacTGTAAATGTCATTTCTGAAATATGTTAAATTATCATTGataggattatcatcattgttgaagTCCAGACTAATATGAtattggtagtaatgatgatgataattattattatttttactgatattattattactactgttattaccattacgttatcattatccaagtaattgttattactattatactcatTGTTATCGTATTATATTTACtagctttattttcattataatcattacaaaattatcatcattattactagaaagcaatctgttatcattactcttattgttattattattattatcagcattatcattattatcattatcattattattattatcattattgtaattatcattgttatcattatcaccattatcgttattattgttattataaatgctattattattatttctttttgtactagcattatttattaccgttattatcatttctagcgGTACCTTAATTATCATCtggttattcttattttcattcttattattgttgttcttatcattatcagcatcatcatcatcattaccattatcaatattagccttactgttatcattaatattattattgttgttatcattactatcatttttcttattatcactatgagGATTGTCACTGATATTTCCtttcatcatcaattttattaacacaataaacattatcataatcagaatAAGTTTTAAAGATTAGCAATgttatttcttttgtcttctcttttttatattttgtttattaaattttattttattattatcattatcattatcgtcatcataaacATTTTcaatgtcattaccattattattatcataatcattatcatttccattgccgttatcattattattattattaccattactattaatatcattattattatcattaccaccattcgattccatttcctttctttttcttttacgtaGGATAATAAAAGGCCTTGTGGTATCATTTAACAGCACTGCTTCTTGAGCCATGTACAACGTTTCACAGAGGGGCGCACATCCAGCCCTACACATACTTGACTGTGTGCGGTGTCgccatacacgcatacatacctgTAGGACATTGAACAgtgaagaatgaaatgaaaaaagagataacATAGATAGAAAATTCATGGGAGTGAAAGGAGAAATAGGTTGTGTGTGACTTCTGTACCTCTGGACTATTGGGTATGTTTTTTGGATAGACAGAATGGGGTGTGGAAAGCAGTGGACTGATTTTGGGCTTCTCTTTTGGTATGAAGAAGttttatagcatttttttctgattatatgtgcgtgtgtctgtgtgcttacatacatacatatgtgtatatatttatatatatatatatatatatatatatatatatatatatatatatatatatatatatatatatatatatatatatatatatatatatatatatataaatacaatcagtatgtatgtacaatatatatatatatatatatatatatatatatatatatatatatatatatatatatatatatccacacgcacacacgtgtgcgtgtgtgtgtgtgtgtgcgtgtgcgtgtgtgtgtgtgtgtgtgtgtatgcgtgtgtgtgtgtgtgtgtgtgtgtgtgtgtgtgtgtgtggtgcgtgcgtgcgtggtgtgtgtgtgtgtgtgtgtgtgtgtgtgtgtgtgtgtgcgtgcgtgtgtgtgtgtgtgtgtgtgtgtgtgtgtgtgtgtgtgtgtgtgtgtgtgtgtgcgtgtgcgtgtgcttgtgcgtataGGTGTGGAGaaagcaaaatagaaagaaaCCGAAACCGAGAGGTCTTGCAGCGAGAGAGCAGGACGCACGAAGAGAAACCTCCATCAAGGGGCTTTACGGAAGGCTCAGAGTCGGCAGAAGCGGGACTTAAGTcgtgaaaggaagggaagggaaatcagagaagagggagaaaaaacgagggaaatagaaaaaagaaaaacgcgagagagggagaaaatgaggaggaggggaagagaagagaaaagtgttGAGTAGAAGGTCGAGTAGGATTAAgggctatatattttttctttggttgGCTGACCTTAATGTAACAAACGTCCTTTACAAAGTAACGTATCTTTGGTACACTGTTGTGACCCAATGgcatatatcataaatacgtaaataagtccatacataaataatactaatcttCAATATATCAGTATTAAAACTAGGGAGACAAATCATTTACTTACGACATACAAATATATCTGGAATTCCTACAACAGTAACTTACAAGATATTAGATGATAAATGAACCTTTATCAAATCAATGGAGTGGGTATATCTG
It encodes the following:
- the LOC119590085 gene encoding uncharacterized protein LOC119590085, whose product is MKTSWLSGAALALALALAVGVLARSTAAYVTSFPEEPDIDGTLITVGIAVAKFLAGLVPYPGVSALLLAIIHAWEPRPEDNYWEHVKDNVAQVCGDFVNEHNMAQVVVYKNDLLSLLKKYERAGVESDGTYPDKNTVADAITTSIISNRYLVEATEMPWSMSVDFTDIAGVHVLILKDVAEAYSEPGVVSRWWVDLSRELNHYIEYGTYLQAETMVWRDTKIECFFDEASGGCLAFEWMGIDCYDEYVIKDHVSGYQEKCSQLHPDRPEDGSCVSFCPLYQRHVDQESARWIHHNMGIVVEEWAALKLQADEMAQQASRYYNPRTKDNQE